From Acidovorax sp. FHTAMBA, one genomic window encodes:
- a CDS encoding 2-dehydropantoate 2-reductase, translating into MHFIVFGAGAIGCYVGGRLAAHGHSVTLVGRAHTLQPIAAQGLRVTDLDGFDRTVPATGLRIATSLAEAAPGADSIVLLCVKSGATESAARELAAACAPGTPVVSLQNGVDNAARIAAGAPAQHVLAGMVPYNVVLRGAHVHRASAGHLQLQRDAVTERLAPVLEAAGLTTVLPPDIRAVQWGKLLLNLNNPVNALSDLPLRQELLNRDYRRVLAALQSEALAVMARAGIQPARLTALAPALLPPVLRLPDWLFKRVAQRMLQIDATARSSMWDDLEAGRVTEVDALCGAVVRLATRHGMVAPLNARMCELLSGPRLRLGGREMRRTLGI; encoded by the coding sequence ATGCATTTCATCGTTTTCGGCGCCGGTGCCATCGGCTGCTATGTGGGTGGCCGCCTCGCGGCCCATGGCCATTCCGTCACGTTGGTGGGCCGCGCGCACACGCTGCAGCCCATCGCTGCGCAGGGCCTGCGCGTGACCGATCTGGACGGCTTTGACCGCACCGTGCCCGCCACGGGCTTGCGGATCGCCACCAGCCTGGCGGAGGCGGCGCCGGGCGCTGACAGCATCGTCCTGCTGTGCGTGAAAAGCGGCGCCACCGAATCCGCCGCGCGTGAACTGGCGGCTGCGTGTGCGCCCGGTACGCCCGTCGTCTCGCTGCAGAACGGCGTGGACAACGCGGCCCGCATCGCTGCCGGTGCGCCTGCCCAGCATGTGCTGGCGGGCATGGTGCCGTACAACGTGGTCCTGCGCGGTGCGCACGTGCACCGGGCCAGTGCGGGGCACCTGCAACTGCAGCGCGATGCCGTCACCGAGCGCCTCGCGCCCGTCCTGGAAGCCGCGGGCCTGACCACGGTGCTGCCGCCCGACATCCGTGCCGTGCAGTGGGGCAAGTTGCTGCTCAACCTCAACAACCCCGTAAACGCGCTGTCCGACCTGCCTCTGCGCCAGGAATTGCTGAACCGCGACTACCGCCGCGTGCTCGCCGCCCTGCAGTCCGAAGCACTGGCCGTGATGGCCCGGGCGGGCATTCAGCCAGCCAGGCTCACGGCGCTGGCGCCCGCGCTCTTGCCCCCTGTGCTGCGGCTGCCCGATTGGCTGTTCAAGCGCGTGGCCCAGCGCATGCTGCAGATCGACGCGACGGCCCGCTCGTCCATGTGGGACGACCTGGAGGCGGGACGCGTGACGGAGGTTGATGCGCTGTGCGGCGCCGTGGTGCGGCTGGCGACACGGCACGGCATGGTGGCGCCGCTGAATGCGCGGATGTGCGAGCTGCTCAGCGGGCCAAGGTTGCGGCTTGGCGGGAGGGAGATGCGGCGGACGCTCGGGATATAG
- a CDS encoding iron ABC transporter permease has translation MRRTPSSALRTIPLILFAGFLALPVLAVLASWLPLSPAGQGDAQAGAILREMAATVLPGYVWTTLWLSLLVALGAAIVGTGTAAAVTLFDFPGRRTFEWLLLLPLAMPAYVTAYAYTDFLQYSGPLQVGLRDTFGLEGRLLPEVRSLGGAVWVFIFSLYPYVYLLARTALGERAAHLMEAARLLGAPLPRRIRAVALPLARPAVAAGVALVLMETLADFGVASYFGIQTFTTGIYKAWLSMDNRLAAAQLATMLLVVVMALLHLEHRAQKRMRFATGGGRAGSAEAQPLALRGARRWAAWLVCAVPVLMGFVAPVLFMLRPLAADWSVLPWERFMEWAWHSVRLGGITAALAVFIALALAFAVRRQPDAITRGVVQLASVGYAVPGAVIVVGLLLPVGWLQAAMPQWGVGALVTATALGIVWAYLVRFCAVALQSIQSGYARIPLSLDDSARMLGIKSPGLMARVHWPLLKRSTAAAALLVFVDVMKELPATMVLRPFNSDTLAVVAYQLARDERLGEAALPSLALVAVGLVPVILLSRTLRSRG, from the coding sequence TTGCGCCGCACGCCTTCATCCGCCCTTCGCACCATCCCCCTGATCCTGTTCGCGGGCTTTCTGGCGCTGCCCGTGCTGGCGGTGCTGGCATCGTGGCTGCCGTTGTCGCCCGCCGGGCAGGGCGATGCCCAGGCGGGCGCCATCCTGCGCGAGATGGCCGCCACGGTGCTGCCCGGCTATGTGTGGACCACCCTGTGGCTGAGCCTGCTGGTCGCCCTGGGCGCGGCCATTGTGGGCACGGGCACGGCAGCGGCCGTCACGCTGTTTGACTTCCCCGGTCGCCGCACGTTCGAGTGGCTGCTGCTGCTGCCCCTGGCCATGCCCGCCTACGTCACGGCGTATGCCTACACCGACTTTCTGCAGTACAGCGGCCCGCTGCAGGTGGGCCTGCGCGATACCTTCGGCCTGGAAGGGCGCCTGCTGCCCGAGGTGCGCAGCCTGGGCGGAGCCGTATGGGTGTTCATCTTCTCGCTGTACCCGTATGTTTATCTGCTGGCGCGCACGGCCCTGGGCGAGCGCGCTGCGCACCTCATGGAGGCCGCGCGCCTCTTGGGTGCGCCGCTGCCGCGCCGCATCCGCGCGGTGGCGCTGCCGCTGGCACGCCCTGCCGTGGCGGCCGGCGTGGCGCTGGTGCTGATGGAAACGCTGGCCGACTTTGGCGTGGCCAGCTATTTCGGCATCCAGACATTCACCACCGGCATCTACAAGGCCTGGCTGTCGATGGACAACCGCCTGGCCGCCGCGCAGCTGGCCACCATGCTGCTGGTGGTGGTGATGGCGCTTCTGCATCTGGAGCACCGCGCGCAAAAACGCATGCGCTTTGCCACGGGCGGTGGGCGCGCCGGGTCGGCCGAGGCGCAGCCGCTGGCGCTGCGCGGCGCACGCCGCTGGGCGGCGTGGCTGGTGTGCGCGGTGCCGGTGCTGATGGGGTTTGTGGCGCCCGTCCTCTTCATGCTGCGGCCCTTGGCGGCAGACTGGTCGGTGCTGCCGTGGGAGCGCTTCATGGAATGGGCATGGCACAGCGTGCGCCTCGGTGGCATCACCGCCGCGCTGGCGGTGTTCATCGCACTGGCCCTGGCCTTTGCCGTGCGCCGCCAGCCCGACGCCATCACACGCGGTGTGGTACAGCTGGCCAGCGTGGGCTACGCCGTGCCGGGCGCCGTCATCGTGGTGGGCCTGCTGTTGCCCGTGGGCTGGCTGCAGGCGGCCATGCCGCAGTGGGGGGTGGGGGCGCTGGTTACCGCCACGGCGTTGGGCATCGTCTGGGCCTATCTCGTACGGTTTTGCGCCGTGGCGCTGCAGTCCATACAGAGCGGCTACGCGCGCATACCACTGAGCCTCGACGATTCCGCCCGCATGCTGGGCATCAAAAGCCCCGGCCTGATGGCGCGGGTGCACTGGCCGCTGCTCAAGCGCTCCACCGCCGCTGCCGCGCTGCTGGTGTTTGTAGATGTGATGAAAGAGCTGCCCGCCACCATGGTGCTGCGCCCCTTCAACAGCGACACCCTGGCCGTGGTGGCCTACCAGCTGGCGCGTGACGAGCGCCTGGGGGAGGCGGCGTTGCCGTCACTGGCACTGGTGGCCGTGGGGCTGGTGCCGGTGATCTTGCTCAGCCGCACCCTGCGCAGCCGGGGTTGA
- a CDS encoding ABC transporter ATP-binding protein, with translation MFLEVSQLEVRYAGRAHAAVHGVTLSLKAGDIGVLIGPSGCGKTTLLRAVAGLEPVTGGEIRLTKSVVSSATLSVPPELRRIGMVFQDYALFPHLTVGRNVAFGIHQLPRAEQAARVAEVLQLVGLEGSENHFPHELSGGQQQRVALARALAPRPQLMLLDEPFSNLDVDLRERLAHEVRGILKAAGATALFVTHDQFEAFAIGDVIGVMHDGHLHQWDDAYTLYHRPATRFVADFIGHGVFAPATLVHGANNVVAQTPLGELTDLDECPLPGSYPGGECDVLLRADDIVHDDHAPVQAQIVRKSFRGSEFLYTLRLASGHTVLAHVPSHHDHALGEWIGIRAQVDHVVTFPREQGNGI, from the coding sequence ATGTTTCTTGAGGTCTCCCAACTCGAAGTGCGCTACGCGGGTCGCGCACACGCCGCCGTGCACGGCGTCACGCTCAGCCTGAAAGCCGGTGACATCGGCGTGCTGATCGGCCCGTCGGGCTGTGGCAAGACCACCCTGCTGCGCGCCGTGGCCGGGCTGGAGCCGGTGACGGGCGGCGAGATCCGCCTGACCAAAAGCGTGGTCAGCAGCGCCACGCTGAGCGTGCCGCCCGAGCTGCGGCGCATTGGCATGGTGTTCCAGGACTACGCGCTGTTCCCGCACCTCACGGTGGGCCGCAATGTGGCGTTTGGCATCCACCAGCTGCCCCGGGCCGAGCAGGCCGCGCGCGTGGCCGAGGTGCTGCAGCTGGTGGGCCTGGAGGGCAGCGAGAACCACTTCCCGCATGAGCTCTCGGGCGGGCAGCAGCAGCGCGTGGCCCTTGCGCGGGCGCTGGCGCCGCGCCCCCAGCTCATGCTGCTGGACGAGCCCTTTTCCAACCTCGACGTGGACCTGCGCGAGCGCCTGGCGCACGAGGTGCGCGGCATCCTCAAGGCCGCCGGCGCCACGGCGCTGTTTGTGACGCACGACCAGTTCGAGGCCTTTGCCATAGGCGACGTGATCGGCGTGATGCACGACGGCCACCTGCACCAGTGGGACGACGCGTACACCCTGTACCACCGCCCCGCCACCCGGTTTGTGGCCGACTTCATCGGCCACGGCGTGTTTGCGCCCGCCACGCTGGTGCATGGCGCCAACAACGTGGTGGCGCAGACGCCCCTGGGCGAGCTGACCGACCTGGACGAATGCCCCCTGCCCGGCAGCTACCCCGGCGGCGAATGCGATGTGCTGCTGCGTGCCGACGACATCGTGCACGACGACCATGCGCCCGTGCAGGCGCAGATCGTGCGCAAGTCGTTCCGGGGCTCGGAGTTTCTGTACACCCTGCGGCTGGCCAGCGGCCACACCGTGCTGGCCCATGTGCCCAGCCACCACGACCACGCCCTGGGCGAGTGGATCGGCATCCGCGCGCAGGTGGACCATGTGGTGACGTTCCCCCGCGAGCAGGGCAACGGAATTTAA
- a CDS encoding Yip1 family protein: MNLIERVKSILLQPKETWATIDTESTDTATLFTRYAMVLAAIPAVCGFIGMSLIGVGGFGMTMRVPLVAGLVNMVVSYVLSLVGLFVLGLVIDALAPAFGGQKSPIQALKVAVYASTAAMLGGVFGLVPVLAILGLLAALYSIYLLYTGLPVLMKSAPEKSVAYTAVVIVAAIVMGVLVAAVGSVFMPKGGAMLGSSGGPTITMNTPGGKVSIDTAGLEAAGKKMEEAARKMEEAQKSQDPAAIAAAAGDAAKAAAGAFGGGQAIAAQSLKAALPEKLGGLPRTGFDVQDGAALGLPTSQASAQYGNDDRQVRLEIVDIGGLGQMAVMAMGMAQGEKEDQTSAEKTWQEGGRTLHTRYEKDGSHAEFKTILKNGLVVSIEGDNMGVKDLQGYLSQVDLNALEGLQRKGKS, translated from the coding sequence ATGAACCTGATTGAGCGCGTCAAGAGCATTCTTTTGCAACCCAAAGAGACCTGGGCCACGATCGATACGGAATCGACCGATACGGCCACCCTGTTCACCCGCTACGCGATGGTGCTGGCCGCCATTCCGGCAGTGTGCGGGTTCATCGGCATGTCATTGATCGGTGTGGGCGGTTTTGGCATGACCATGCGTGTGCCCCTGGTGGCCGGGCTGGTGAACATGGTGGTCTCGTACGTGCTGAGCCTGGTGGGCCTGTTTGTGCTCGGCCTCGTCATCGATGCCCTGGCCCCCGCATTCGGCGGGCAGAAAAGCCCGATCCAGGCGCTCAAGGTGGCCGTGTACGCCAGCACCGCCGCCATGCTGGGCGGGGTGTTCGGCCTGGTGCCCGTGCTGGCCATCCTGGGCCTGCTGGCCGCGCTGTATTCCATCTATCTGCTCTACACCGGCTTGCCGGTGCTGATGAAGAGCGCGCCGGAAAAGTCCGTGGCGTACACCGCCGTGGTCATCGTGGCGGCCATCGTGATGGGCGTGCTGGTGGCGGCCGTGGGCTCGGTGTTCATGCCCAAGGGTGGCGCCATGCTGGGTTCATCCGGCGGGCCCACCATCACCATGAATACGCCGGGCGGCAAGGTGTCCATCGACACCGCCGGCCTGGAGGCCGCAGGCAAGAAGATGGAAGAGGCCGCCCGCAAGATGGAAGAAGCGCAAAAGAGCCAGGACCCCGCTGCCATTGCCGCTGCCGCAGGCGATGCTGCCAAGGCCGCTGCGGGTGCTTTCGGGGGTGGCCAGGCGATTGCGGCGCAGTCGCTCAAGGCGGCGCTGCCCGAAAAGCTTGGCGGCCTGCCGCGCACGGGCTTCGATGTGCAGGACGGCGCGGCCCTGGGCCTGCCCACCAGCCAAGCGAGCGCGCAGTACGGCAACGATGACAGGCAGGTGCGCCTGGAGATCGTGGACATCGGTGGCCTGGGGCAGATGGCGGTGATGGCCATGGGCATGGCGCAGGGCGAAAAAGAAGACCAGACCAGTGCCGAAAAGACCTGGCAGGAGGGCGGCCGCACCCTGCACACGCGCTACGAGAAGGACGGCAGCCATGCCGAGTTCAAGACCATCCTTAAGAACGGCCTGGTGGTCAGCATCGAGGGCGACAACATGGGCGTGAAAGACCTGCAGGGCTACCTGTCGCAGGTGGACCTGAACGCGCTGGAAGGCCTGCAGCGCAAGGGCAAATCCTGA
- a CDS encoding lysophospholipid acyltransferase family protein: MKFLRASWRLLRLLGHIAKGLWIVALRFPSLSPDQQHARVQVWSMELLAHAGISLRILGQPPVTGPVMLVANHISWLDIPVMHATRHCRFVSKSDVQGWPLIGTLATAAGTLYIERTSRRDALRMVRSMQEALERGEVLAVFPEGTTGDGREMLPFHANLLQAAVAAQAPVQPVGLSFADKATGATSFAPSYIGDETLVGSIWRTLTAPPIEAVVHFGTPELAGGRDRRAFTQHLQETVDRLRRG; the protein is encoded by the coding sequence GTGAAGTTCCTGCGCGCCAGCTGGCGCCTCTTGCGGCTGCTGGGCCACATTGCCAAGGGCCTGTGGATTGTGGCGCTGCGGTTTCCGTCGCTCTCGCCCGACCAGCAGCACGCCCGCGTGCAGGTGTGGTCGATGGAGCTGCTGGCCCATGCGGGCATCAGCCTGCGCATCCTGGGGCAGCCCCCGGTGACGGGGCCGGTGATGCTGGTGGCCAACCACATCTCGTGGCTCGACATCCCCGTGATGCATGCCACGCGGCATTGCCGTTTTGTCTCCAAATCCGACGTGCAGGGCTGGCCGCTGATCGGCACCCTGGCCACGGCTGCGGGCACGCTGTATATCGAACGCACCTCCCGCCGCGATGCGCTGCGCATGGTGCGGTCCATGCAGGAGGCGCTGGAGCGCGGCGAAGTGCTGGCCGTGTTCCCTGAAGGCACCACGGGCGATGGGCGCGAGATGCTACCCTTCCACGCCAACCTGCTGCAGGCAGCAGTGGCCGCGCAGGCGCCCGTGCAGCCCGTGGGCCTGAGCTTTGCCGACAAGGCCACCGGCGCCACCAGCTTTGCGCCCAGCTACATCGGTGATGAAACCCTGGTGGGCTCGATCTGGCGCACGCTCACCGCCCCGCCCATCGAGGCCGTGGTGCACTTCGGTACACCCGAGCTGGCGGGCGGCCGCGACCGCCGCGCCTTTACGCAGCACCTGCAAGAAACCGTCGACCGCCTGCGAAGGGGTTGA
- a CDS encoding dihydroorotase produces MKILIQNGRVIDPASGLDQTCDIAIAAGRIVGVNRVPPDFAPNRTINAAGCIVLPGLVDLAARLREPGHEHEGMLESEMAAAVAGGVTSLVCPPDTDPVLDEPGLVEMLKFRAEKLHQSRLFPLGALTRNLAGEVLTEMAELTESGCVGFGQAEVPLASTQVLQRALQYAATFGYTVWLRPQEMHLGKGVAASGPLATRLGLSGVPVAAETIALHTIFELLKTTGARVHLCRISSAAGVELIRRAKAEGLKVTADVSINSLHLTDVDIGFFDSRARLSPPLRQQRDRDALNAALADGTIDALVSDHTPVDEDAKTLPFAEAEPGATGLELLLSLALKWSQDSGVPLQRALATVTSEPARVLGNALGTLQASVGQIVEGGVGDLCILDPQAAWTVHSDALASQGKHTPFSGYELPGRVRMTLVGGQVAFDRS; encoded by the coding sequence ATGAAGATACTGATCCAAAACGGCCGTGTGATCGACCCCGCCTCGGGGCTCGATCAGACCTGCGACATCGCCATCGCCGCAGGTCGCATCGTGGGGGTGAACCGCGTGCCCCCCGACTTTGCGCCCAACCGCACCATCAATGCTGCTGGCTGCATCGTGTTGCCCGGCCTGGTGGACCTGGCGGCGCGCCTGCGCGAGCCCGGCCACGAACACGAAGGCATGCTCGAATCCGAAATGGCCGCCGCCGTGGCCGGTGGCGTGACCAGCCTGGTCTGCCCGCCCGACACCGACCCCGTGCTCGACGAGCCGGGCCTGGTGGAAATGCTCAAGTTCCGCGCCGAGAAGCTGCACCAGTCGCGCCTGTTCCCGCTGGGGGCACTCACCCGCAACCTCGCGGGCGAGGTGCTGACCGAGATGGCCGAGCTGACCGAATCCGGCTGCGTCGGCTTTGGCCAGGCCGAGGTGCCGCTGGCCAGCACCCAGGTGCTGCAGCGCGCGCTGCAATACGCCGCCACCTTTGGCTACACCGTGTGGCTGCGCCCGCAAGAGATGCACCTGGGCAAGGGCGTGGCTGCCAGTGGCCCGCTGGCCACACGCCTGGGCCTGTCGGGCGTGCCCGTGGCGGCCGAGACCATTGCGCTGCACACCATTTTTGAACTGCTTAAGACCACCGGCGCCCGTGTGCACCTGTGCCGCATCAGCAGCGCGGCGGGGGTGGAGCTGATCCGCCGCGCCAAGGCCGAGGGCCTGAAGGTGACGGCCGATGTCAGCATCAACTCGCTGCACCTCACCGACGTGGACATCGGCTTCTTCGACAGCCGCGCCCGCCTGTCGCCCCCGCTGCGCCAGCAGCGCGACCGCGATGCGCTGAACGCTGCGCTGGCCGACGGCACCATCGATGCGCTGGTGTCCGATCACACCCCGGTCGATGAAGACGCCAAGACCCTGCCGTTTGCCGAAGCCGAGCCCGGCGCCACGGGGCTGGAGCTGCTGCTGTCGCTGGCGCTCAAGTGGTCGCAAGACAGCGGCGTGCCGCTGCAGCGGGCGCTGGCCACCGTCACGTCCGAGCCCGCGCGCGTGCTGGGCAACGCGCTGGGCACACTGCAGGCCAGCGTGGGCCAGATCGTGGAAGGCGGCGTGGGCGACCTGTGCATTTTGGACCCGCAGGCCGCGTGGACGGTACACAGCGATGCGCTCGCCAGCCAGGGCAAACACACGCCCTTCTCGGGCTATGAGCTGCCCGGCCGTGTGCGCATGACCCTGGTCGGTGGACAGGTCGCTTTTGACCGCAGCTGA
- a CDS encoding aspartate carbamoyltransferase catalytic subunit — MLHKRNPQLNGNGELIHLLSIEGLPRDIVTHILDTAANFVSVNDREVKKVPLLRGKSVFNLFFENSTRTRTTFEIAAKRLSADVLNLDIARSSASKGESLLDTIANLSAMAADLFVVRHSESGAPYLIAQHVAPHVHVINAGDGRHAHPTQGLLDMYTIRHYKKDFSNLTVAIVGDVLHSRVARSDIHGLTTLGCAEVRVVGPRTLVPSDMAQMGVRVCHTLEEGIKDADVVIMLRLQNERMSGALLPSSQEYFKSFGLTQEKLQLAKPDAIVMHPGPINRGVEIDSAVVDGKQSVILPQVTFGIAVRMAVMSIVAGNEA, encoded by the coding sequence GTGCTGCACAAGCGCAACCCCCAACTCAACGGCAACGGCGAACTCATCCACCTGCTGTCCATCGAGGGCCTGCCGCGCGACATCGTCACGCACATCCTCGACACGGCGGCCAACTTCGTGAGCGTGAACGACCGCGAAGTGAAGAAGGTGCCCCTCTTGCGCGGCAAGAGCGTGTTCAACCTGTTCTTCGAAAACAGCACGCGCACCCGCACCACCTTCGAGATCGCGGCCAAGCGCCTGTCGGCCGACGTGCTCAACCTCGACATCGCGCGCAGCTCGGCCAGCAAAGGCGAATCGCTGCTCGACACCATCGCCAACCTCTCGGCCATGGCGGCCGACCTGTTCGTGGTGCGGCACAGCGAGTCAGGCGCGCCCTACCTCATTGCACAGCATGTGGCGCCGCATGTGCATGTGATCAATGCGGGCGATGGCCGCCATGCCCACCCCACGCAGGGGCTGCTGGACATGTACACCATCCGGCACTACAAAAAAGATTTCAGCAACCTCACCGTGGCCATCGTGGGCGACGTGCTGCACTCGCGTGTGGCGCGCTCCGACATCCACGGCCTCACCACGCTGGGCTGCGCCGAAGTGCGGGTGGTGGGGCCGCGCACGCTGGTGCCCAGCGACATGGCGCAGATGGGCGTGCGCGTGTGCCACACGCTCGAAGAGGGCATCAAGGATGCCGACGTGGTCATCATGCTGCGGCTGCAGAACGAGCGCATGAGCGGCGCCCTGCTGCCGTCGAGCCAGGAGTATTTCAAGAGCTTCGGCCTCACGCAGGAGAAGCTGCAACTGGCCAAGCCCGACGCCATCGTCATGCACCCCGGCCCCATCAACCGCGGCGTGGAGATCGACTCCGCCGTGGTCGATGGCAAGCAGAGCGTGATCCTGCCGCAGGTGACTTTCGGTATTGCGGTCCGTATGGCCGTCATGTCCATCGTTGCTGGTAACGAAGCATGA
- the pyrR gene encoding bifunctional pyr operon transcriptional regulator/uracil phosphoribosyltransferase PyrR — translation MTTPSPGVSGSLVLDAEALYRELLRGVRSMLTPTTRLAGIASGGAWLAERLQKDLGLEGPAGVLSSVMHRDDFAQRGLSASAQTALPFDVNGADVLVLDDVLYTGRTIRAVLNELFDYGRPASVRLAVLVDRGGRELPVQADFAAARVALPAAQSLALARDDGGIFQFQVKEA, via the coding sequence ATGACCACCCCCTCCCCCGGAGTATCCGGCAGCCTGGTGCTTGATGCCGAGGCGCTGTACCGCGAACTGCTGCGCGGCGTGCGCAGCATGCTGACCCCCACCACGCGCCTGGCGGGCATTGCCTCGGGCGGCGCCTGGCTGGCCGAGCGCCTGCAAAAAGACCTGGGCCTCGAAGGCCCCGCCGGTGTGCTCTCGTCGGTGATGCACCGCGACGACTTTGCCCAGCGTGGCCTGTCGGCCAGCGCGCAGACCGCGCTGCCCTTTGATGTGAACGGTGCCGACGTGCTGGTGCTTGACGACGTGCTCTACACCGGCCGCACCATCCGCGCCGTGCTCAACGAACTGTTCGACTATGGCCGCCCCGCCAGCGTGCGCCTGGCCGTGCTGGTGGACCGGGGCGGGCGCGAGCTGCCCGTGCAGGCCGACTTTGCCGCCGCGCGTGTGGCCCTGCCTGCTGCCCAGTCGCTGGCCCTGGCGCGCGACGACGGCGGCATCTTCCAATTCCAAGTCAAAGAGGCCTGA
- the ruvX gene encoding Holliday junction resolvase RuvX: MTGLPVQPAVPAHFQTFLAFDFGLKRTGVATGNRMLRSATPQATIKAEGDARFVQVAERIKEWQPDALVIGVPYHPDGASHENTERALKFGRQLRGRFGLQVFEVDERYSTTEAHAERSRGGTGFAGGAKDADAASACIILEQFLRNLP, translated from the coding sequence ATGACCGGCCTGCCCGTTCAGCCCGCCGTTCCTGCGCATTTCCAGACCTTTCTTGCTTTCGATTTTGGCCTCAAGCGCACGGGCGTCGCCACGGGCAACCGCATGTTGCGCAGCGCCACACCGCAGGCCACCATCAAGGCCGAGGGCGACGCCCGTTTTGTGCAGGTGGCCGAGCGCATCAAGGAGTGGCAGCCAGACGCCCTCGTGATCGGCGTGCCCTACCACCCTGATGGCGCGAGCCACGAGAACACCGAGCGCGCGCTCAAGTTCGGCCGCCAGCTGCGCGGGCGTTTTGGTTTGCAGGTGTTCGAGGTGGACGAGCGCTACAGCACCACCGAAGCCCACGCCGAGCGGTCGCGCGGCGGAACCGGTTTCGCAGGTGGCGCCAAGGATGCCGACGCCGCTTCGGCCTGCATCATCCTGGAACAGTTTTTGAGGAATCTCCCATGA
- a CDS encoding YqgE/AlgH family protein, producing the protein MSFDSAPINLTHHFLIAMPGLEDESFSRSVVYLCEHSERGALGLIINKPTDITLKGLFDKVDLSLRREDLTKEPVFQGGPVQTERGFVLHEPMLMDRAETDESAYASTMTIPGGLEMTTSKDVLEALSTGAGPRRVLITLGYSSWGEGQLESELAENAWLTVAADLSVIFDTPVPERYDRALSLLGLKAWMLSPEAGHA; encoded by the coding sequence ATGTCTTTCGATTCTGCGCCCATCAACCTGACGCATCACTTCCTGATTGCGATGCCCGGTCTGGAAGATGAGTCTTTCTCGCGCAGCGTCGTTTACCTGTGCGAGCACAGCGAACGCGGTGCACTCGGCCTCATCATCAACAAGCCCACCGACATCACACTCAAGGGCCTGTTCGACAAGGTGGACCTTTCCCTGCGCCGCGAGGACCTCACCAAAGAGCCCGTCTTTCAGGGTGGCCCGGTACAAACCGAGCGTGGTTTTGTGCTGCATGAACCCATGCTGATGGACCGGGCCGAAACCGACGAGTCGGCCTACGCATCCACCATGACCATCCCCGGCGGGCTGGAGATGACCACCTCCAAGGACGTGCTCGAAGCGCTGTCCACGGGCGCAGGCCCGCGGCGCGTGCTCATCACGCTGGGGTATTCGTCCTGGGGTGAGGGCCAGCTTGAATCGGAGCTGGCCGAGAACGCCTGGCTCACCGTGGCGGCCGATCTGTCTGTGATCTTCGATACCCCCGTGCCCGAGCGCTACGACCGGGCTCTGTCGCTCCTGGGCCTCAAGGCCTGGATGTTGTCGCCCGAGGCGGGGCACGCATGA